Proteins encoded by one window of Vigna radiata var. radiata cultivar VC1973A chromosome 5, Vradiata_ver6, whole genome shotgun sequence:
- the LOC106760203 gene encoding glucose-6-phosphate 1-dehydrogenase, chloroplastic-like isoform X4 → MLETPSCAVAPVRRLAASRLSPSFYRHRSSPPPQPSHAGAVAAFVTPVENGTSHKQLNAELLSVKSPKDSLVEDSFQKDENESTISITVVGASGDLAKMIFPALYALYYEDCLPKHFSIYGYTRSKMTDTELRNMVSRILTCRIDKRENCNEKMEQFLKRCFYHSGQYDSQENFAVLDKKKLKEQEML, encoded by the exons ATGCTGGAGACGCCATCATGCGCGGTGGCTCCAGTCCGCCGGCTTGCAGCATCTCGCCTCTCCCCTAGCTTCTACCGCCATCGATCATCGCCTCCTCCCCAACCTTCTCATGCAG GTGCAGTAGCTGCTTTTGTGACACCTGTTGAAAATGGCACTTCTCACAAGCAGCTGAATGCTGAATTATTGTCTGTTAAGTCCCCAAAGGATTCTCTAGTTGAAGACAGTTTTCAAAAGGATGAAAATGAGTCCACTATTAGTATTACTGTTGTTGGAGCCTCTGGAGACCTTGCTAAGATGATATTTCCAGCTCTCTATGCACTTTACTATGAGGATTGTCTCCCTAAG CACTTCAGTATCTATGGTTACACACGAAGTAAGATGACTGATACAGAACTGAGAAATATGGTTAGTAGGATCCTCACTTGTAGAATTGATAAGAG AGAGAACTGCAATGAGAAGATGGAGCAATTCCTAAAAAGATGTTTCTATCATTCTGGTCAATATGATTCTCAGGAAAACTTTGCAGTGCTAGACAAGAAGAAGCTGAAGGAACAAGAG atgcTGTAA
- the LOC106760203 gene encoding glucose-6-phosphate 1-dehydrogenase, chloroplastic-like isoform X1 yields MLETPSCAVAPVRRLAASRLSPSFYRHRSSPPPQPSHAGAVAAFVTPVENGTSHKQLNAELLSVKSPKDSLVEDSFQKDENESTISITVVGASGDLAKMIFPALYALYYEDCLPKHFSIYGYTRSKMTDTELRNMVSRILTCRIDKRENCNEKMEQFLKRCFYHSGQYDSQENFAVLDKKKLKEQEIYVCLVDFVSGFWFPSQLGLFLRFWFLFN; encoded by the exons ATGCTGGAGACGCCATCATGCGCGGTGGCTCCAGTCCGCCGGCTTGCAGCATCTCGCCTCTCCCCTAGCTTCTACCGCCATCGATCATCGCCTCCTCCCCAACCTTCTCATGCAG GTGCAGTAGCTGCTTTTGTGACACCTGTTGAAAATGGCACTTCTCACAAGCAGCTGAATGCTGAATTATTGTCTGTTAAGTCCCCAAAGGATTCTCTAGTTGAAGACAGTTTTCAAAAGGATGAAAATGAGTCCACTATTAGTATTACTGTTGTTGGAGCCTCTGGAGACCTTGCTAAGATGATATTTCCAGCTCTCTATGCACTTTACTATGAGGATTGTCTCCCTAAG CACTTCAGTATCTATGGTTACACACGAAGTAAGATGACTGATACAGAACTGAGAAATATGGTTAGTAGGATCCTCACTTGTAGAATTGATAAGAG AGAGAACTGCAATGAGAAGATGGAGCAATTCCTAAAAAGATGTTTCTATCATTCTGGTCAATATGATTCTCAGGAAAACTTTGCAGTGCTAGACAAGAAGAAGCTGAAGGAACAAGAG ATCTATGTTTGTTTGGTTGACTTTGTTTCCGGCTTCTGGTTTCCTTCTCAATTAGGTTTGTTTTTGCGATTCTGGTTCCTTTTCAATtag
- the LOC106760203 gene encoding glucose-6-phosphate 1-dehydrogenase, chloroplastic-like isoform X2, with amino-acid sequence MLETPSCAVAPVRRLAASRLSPSFYRHRSSPPPQPSHAGAVAAFVTPVENGTSHKQLNAELLSVKSPKDSLVEDSFQKDENESTISITVVGASGDLAKMIFPALYALYYEDCLPKHFSIYGYTRSKMTDTELRNMVSRILTCRIDKRENCNEKMEQFLKRCFYHSGQYDSQENFAVLDKKKLKEQEIYVCLVDFVSGFWFPSQLGFLTT; translated from the exons ATGCTGGAGACGCCATCATGCGCGGTGGCTCCAGTCCGCCGGCTTGCAGCATCTCGCCTCTCCCCTAGCTTCTACCGCCATCGATCATCGCCTCCTCCCCAACCTTCTCATGCAG GTGCAGTAGCTGCTTTTGTGACACCTGTTGAAAATGGCACTTCTCACAAGCAGCTGAATGCTGAATTATTGTCTGTTAAGTCCCCAAAGGATTCTCTAGTTGAAGACAGTTTTCAAAAGGATGAAAATGAGTCCACTATTAGTATTACTGTTGTTGGAGCCTCTGGAGACCTTGCTAAGATGATATTTCCAGCTCTCTATGCACTTTACTATGAGGATTGTCTCCCTAAG CACTTCAGTATCTATGGTTACACACGAAGTAAGATGACTGATACAGAACTGAGAAATATGGTTAGTAGGATCCTCACTTGTAGAATTGATAAGAG AGAGAACTGCAATGAGAAGATGGAGCAATTCCTAAAAAGATGTTTCTATCATTCTGGTCAATATGATTCTCAGGAAAACTTTGCAGTGCTAGACAAGAAGAAGCTGAAGGAACAAGAG ATCTATGTTTGTTTGGTTGACTTTGTTTCCGGCTTCTGGTTTCCTTCTCAATTAG GGTTCTTGACAACATGA
- the LOC106760203 gene encoding glucose-6-phosphate 1-dehydrogenase, chloroplastic-like isoform X3 gives MLETPSCAVAPVRRLAASRLSPSFYRHRSSPPPQPSHAGAVAAFVTPVENGTSHKQLNAELLSVKSPKDSLVEDSFQKDENESTISITVVGASGDLAKMIFPALYALYYEDCLPKHFSIYGYTRSKMTDTELRNMVSRILTCRIDKRENCNEKMEQFLKRCFYHSGQYDSQENFAVLDKKKLKEQEGS, from the exons ATGCTGGAGACGCCATCATGCGCGGTGGCTCCAGTCCGCCGGCTTGCAGCATCTCGCCTCTCCCCTAGCTTCTACCGCCATCGATCATCGCCTCCTCCCCAACCTTCTCATGCAG GTGCAGTAGCTGCTTTTGTGACACCTGTTGAAAATGGCACTTCTCACAAGCAGCTGAATGCTGAATTATTGTCTGTTAAGTCCCCAAAGGATTCTCTAGTTGAAGACAGTTTTCAAAAGGATGAAAATGAGTCCACTATTAGTATTACTGTTGTTGGAGCCTCTGGAGACCTTGCTAAGATGATATTTCCAGCTCTCTATGCACTTTACTATGAGGATTGTCTCCCTAAG CACTTCAGTATCTATGGTTACACACGAAGTAAGATGACTGATACAGAACTGAGAAATATGGTTAGTAGGATCCTCACTTGTAGAATTGATAAGAG AGAGAACTGCAATGAGAAGATGGAGCAATTCCTAAAAAGATGTTTCTATCATTCTGGTCAATATGATTCTCAGGAAAACTTTGCAGTGCTAGACAAGAAGAAGCTGAAGGAACAAGAG GGTTCTTGA
- the LOC111241640 gene encoding uncharacterized protein LOC111241640 produces MEKWRGGGSNTQFEANNKFSMPIHDESSRQLKLEAEPHKNIQNNFQFIVVAFGKKRGPNILLLVRADEKINSRFNFIIHSMGVAAQTQIQLELRFKIYEIEMVSGISNKSSLLERMKKLLRRDGWRYRGAPRERKMEENNVHASKLRMVFMVVYS; encoded by the exons ATGGAGAAatggagaggtggagggagcaacacccaattTGAAGCCAACAATAAGTTCTCCATGCCAATCCATGATGAGAGCTCGAGACAACTAAAGTTAGAGGCCGAACCCCACAAGAATATACAGaataattttcaattcataGTGGTGGCATTTGGCAAGAAGAGGGGTCCCAACATATTACTATTGGTTAGGGCGGATGAGAAGATAAACAGCAGATTCAATTTCATTATCCATTCAATGGGAGTTGCAGCACAAACACAAATACAATTAGAGCTTCGCTTCAAAATCTATGAAATTGAAATGGTGAGTGGAATAAGCAACAAAAGCTCACTACTTGAGAGGATGAAAAAGCTGTTGAGACGAGATGGATGGAGGTACAGAGGGGCGCCGAGAGAgaggaagatggaagaaaataatGTGCACGCCTCTaaattaag GATGGTTTTCATGGTTGTATATTCATGA